One window of the Archangium primigenium genome contains the following:
- a CDS encoding chemotaxis protein CheB — protein MNELKPRIRVLVVDDSPTMAEAVKTLLTDDPRIEVVGSANTGARAVVLARLMRPDVITMDLLMPDVDGPAAIAAIMAEAPARILVVSAVADQRNLEVCFQAMSAGALELIGKPNVASGEELRRWGRQLVESVCLMAEVPVISRRLRVSGPPPPVSGARVDILGLAASTGGPPALSEVLSRLPTDLPVPIVIAQHITEGFTPGMVRWLSQVTQLKVVIGKEGERLEPGKVYFPLDGHDLTIEGTGVIRLTRTRGGPCPSCDLLLSSLARTYGSRAGGGVLTGMGEDGARGLLEIRKAGGVTFAQDEATSVVFGMPRVALEMKAADRGVPLSAIPDIIRMSCRRGPMPLRPSGPEGVA, from the coding sequence ATGAACGAGTTGAAACCCCGCATCCGTGTCCTGGTGGTGGACGACTCGCCCACCATGGCCGAGGCGGTCAAGACGCTGCTCACGGACGATCCGCGCATCGAGGTGGTGGGCTCGGCCAACACGGGCGCCCGGGCGGTGGTGCTCGCGCGCCTGATGCGCCCGGACGTCATCACCATGGACCTGCTGATGCCGGACGTGGACGGCCCGGCCGCCATCGCCGCCATCATGGCCGAGGCGCCCGCGCGCATCCTCGTGGTGAGCGCCGTGGCGGATCAGCGCAACCTGGAGGTGTGCTTCCAGGCCATGAGCGCCGGTGCCCTGGAGCTCATCGGCAAGCCGAACGTCGCCAGCGGCGAGGAGTTGCGCCGCTGGGGCCGTCAGCTCGTCGAGTCCGTCTGTCTCATGGCCGAGGTGCCCGTCATCTCCCGGCGCCTGCGCGTCTCGGGCCCGCCGCCCCCGGTCTCCGGAGCGCGGGTGGACATCCTCGGGCTGGCCGCCTCCACGGGCGGTCCGCCCGCCCTGTCCGAGGTGCTCTCCCGGCTGCCCACGGACCTGCCCGTGCCCATCGTCATCGCCCAGCACATCACCGAGGGCTTCACCCCCGGCATGGTGCGCTGGCTCTCCCAGGTGACCCAGCTCAAGGTGGTCATCGGCAAGGAGGGCGAGCGCCTGGAGCCCGGCAAGGTCTACTTCCCCCTGGACGGTCACGACCTGACCATCGAGGGCACGGGCGTCATCCGGCTCACCCGGACGCGCGGTGGGCCGTGCCCCTCGTGCGACCTCCTCCTGTCCTCGCTGGCCCGCACCTACGGCAGCCGGGCGGGCGGTGGCGTGCTCACCGGCATGGGTGAGGACGGGGCCCGGGGTCTGCTGGAGATCCGCAAGGCCGGGGGCGTGACGTTCGCCCAGGACGAGGCGACGAGCGTCGTTTTCGGCATGCCCCGGGTCGCCCTTGAAATGAAGGCGGCGGATCGAGGCGTTCCCCTGTCCGCCATCCCCGACATCATCCGCATGAGCTGCCGCCGTGGTCCCATGCCCCTGCGCCCGTCGGGCCCCGAGGGCGTCGCTTGA
- a CDS encoding methyl-accepting chemotaxis protein, producing the protein MSPHAPTNQSTVGIGPKFTFVTAAVSVAIAVLLSGVATQRLRTGLLSSTVSEGKAIAHGFTRAADHVSTDAGSMQSLVDSYRGMEGLAYVYVRDSSAKVIAHSLAGDVPVELTDINAASAESFTTPGEIKAVPEADVFLDGSRVSVADVAAPLSGGRVLHVGIKHENVNRQVGELGFTLAMLSMLIVLGGVAASYVLSRSIVGPLRELTDVAAHIVDSGDLTRPIQVSAAGEVGQLAHSFSQMVERLRSVVQNLQQASEALNASTEQLNASSAEQSQTVARQASALQETQVTAQEIRQTSLLASQKADAVLSVAERADELSRTGEESLEQTLAGLNDIRTQVQEIAQKILELGERTVQIGSITQTVKDLADQSNMLALNAAIEAVRSGENGKGFGVVAREIRALADQSIESTDRVRELLDDIGNSVSIAVRSTEKGQQRMEAGLEQVRTYGKNLRELSTINQDNAAAVRQIAAAVGQQNVGINQITTAVSDLSKMMDETVARIGATGEAATTLQIISDQLSSAVKAYRVQ; encoded by the coding sequence GTGAGCCCCCACGCACCTACGAACCAATCGACCGTTGGTATCGGTCCCAAGTTCACCTTCGTCACGGCGGCCGTCAGTGTCGCCATCGCCGTCCTCTTGTCCGGAGTGGCCACCCAACGGCTGCGCACGGGCCTCCTGTCGAGCACCGTGAGCGAGGGCAAGGCCATCGCCCACGGCTTCACGCGCGCCGCGGACCACGTCTCGACCGATGCCGGCTCGATGCAGTCCCTGGTGGACAGCTACCGCGGCATGGAGGGGCTGGCGTACGTGTACGTGCGTGACAGCTCCGCCAAGGTCATCGCCCACTCGCTGGCGGGGGATGTGCCCGTGGAGCTCACGGACATCAACGCCGCGTCCGCCGAGAGCTTCACCACGCCGGGGGAGATCAAGGCCGTCCCCGAGGCGGACGTCTTCCTCGATGGCAGCCGGGTGTCCGTGGCCGACGTGGCCGCGCCGCTGTCTGGTGGCCGCGTGCTGCACGTGGGCATCAAGCACGAGAACGTGAACCGGCAGGTGGGCGAGCTGGGCTTCACCCTCGCCATGCTGAGCATGCTCATCGTGCTCGGGGGCGTGGCCGCCTCCTACGTGCTCAGCCGATCCATCGTCGGACCGCTGCGCGAGCTGACCGACGTGGCCGCGCACATCGTCGACTCGGGGGACCTCACCCGTCCCATCCAGGTGTCCGCCGCCGGCGAGGTGGGCCAGCTCGCCCACTCCTTCTCGCAGATGGTGGAGCGCCTGCGCTCGGTGGTGCAGAACCTCCAGCAGGCCTCCGAGGCCCTCAACGCCTCCACCGAGCAGCTCAACGCCTCGTCCGCCGAGCAGTCCCAGACGGTGGCCCGTCAGGCTTCGGCGCTCCAGGAGACGCAGGTCACCGCCCAGGAGATCCGCCAGACGAGCTTGCTCGCCTCGCAGAAGGCCGACGCGGTGCTCTCCGTGGCCGAGCGCGCCGACGAGCTGAGCCGCACCGGCGAGGAGTCCCTGGAGCAGACGCTCGCGGGCCTCAACGACATCCGCACCCAGGTGCAGGAGATCGCCCAGAAGATCCTCGAGCTGGGCGAGCGCACGGTGCAGATCGGCAGCATCACCCAGACGGTGAAGGACCTGGCCGACCAGTCCAACATGCTCGCGCTCAACGCCGCCATCGAGGCGGTGCGCTCGGGTGAGAACGGCAAGGGCTTCGGGGTGGTGGCGCGCGAAATCCGCGCCCTGGCCGACCAGTCCATCGAGTCCACGGACCGCGTGCGCGAGCTGCTGGACGATATCGGCAACTCGGTGTCCATCGCCGTGCGCTCCACGGAGAAGGGCCAGCAGCGCATGGAGGCGGGCCTCGAGCAGGTGCGCACCTACGGCAAGAACCTGCGCGAGTTGTCCACCATCAACCAGGACAACGCGGCCGCCGTGCGGCAGATCGCCGCCGCCGTGGGCCAGCAGAACGTGGGCATCAACCAGATCACCACCGCGGTGAGTGATTTGTCCAAGATGATGGACGAGACGGTGGCGCGCATCGGCGCCACCGGCGAGGCCGCCACCACGCTGCAGATCATCTCGGATCAGCTCAGCAGCGCGGTGAAGGCCTACCGCGTGCAGTAG
- the clpA gene encoding ATP-dependent Clp protease ATP-binding subunit ClpA encodes MAGPSIDKTLQDSFRNALEEARRMRHEYLTLEHLLLALTREPHTRKVLIGCGAQIQRLQENLESFLEETVERLPEDVDAEPQQTIGVERVLQHAAIHAVSAEQKSLDGGDVLVALFRERESHALYLLQQEGITRLDLLNYISHGITKDAADEGGETKGVPAGEDEEGEGGARKSPLEEYTTNLNEEARQGRIDPLIGRQKELERTIQVLCRRRKNNPLYVGETGVGKTAIAEGLALHIHEGKVPEVLKGATVYSLDMGALLAGTKFRGQFEERLKGVLKALKEHPDAILFIDEIHTIVGAGATSGGSMDASNLLKPALASGKLRCIGSTTYQEFKASFERDRALSRRFQKIEVGEPSVEDTLLILEGLKSRYEDHHGVKYASEALRAAAELSAKHINDRFLPDKAIDVMDETGAAERLKPEGQRTGLVTVTDVENVISKMAKIPAKSVTASEGVQLKNLEAELRQVIFGQDPAIKSVTDAIKLSRSGLRAPEKPIGSFLFSGPTGVGKTELAKQLAQVLGVEFLRFDMSEYSEKHTVSRLIGAPPGYVGFDQGGLLTDAVRKHPYAVLVLDEIEKAHPDLFNILLQVMDHATLTDNNGRKADFRNIILILTTNAGAREMSTKSIGFGDMTVSVDALRAKKAIENTFTPEFRNRLDGWVLFSGLPADIILKVVDKEVGLLQKMLEEKRVKLELTPAARAWLATNGYDPAFGARPMARLVDNSLKKALAEALLFGELKDGGTARFDVEGEGLKLHATATAPAEAQA; translated from the coding sequence GCACTTGCTGCTCGCGCTCACGCGGGAGCCGCACACCCGCAAGGTGCTCATCGGCTGCGGCGCTCAAATCCAGCGCCTGCAGGAAAACCTGGAGTCCTTCCTCGAGGAGACCGTCGAGCGCCTGCCCGAGGACGTGGACGCCGAGCCCCAGCAGACCATCGGGGTGGAGCGCGTGCTGCAACACGCCGCCATCCACGCCGTGTCCGCCGAGCAGAAGTCGCTCGATGGCGGCGACGTGCTCGTGGCGCTCTTCCGCGAGCGGGAGAGCCACGCCCTCTACTTGCTGCAGCAAGAGGGCATCACCCGCCTGGATCTGCTCAACTACATCTCCCACGGCATCACCAAGGACGCCGCGGACGAGGGAGGGGAGACCAAGGGCGTGCCCGCGGGCGAGGACGAGGAGGGCGAGGGCGGCGCGCGCAAGAGCCCGCTCGAGGAGTACACGACCAACCTCAACGAGGAAGCCAGGCAAGGCCGCATCGATCCGCTCATCGGCCGGCAGAAGGAGCTCGAGCGCACCATCCAGGTGCTCTGCCGGCGCCGCAAGAACAACCCCCTGTACGTGGGCGAGACGGGCGTGGGCAAGACGGCCATCGCCGAGGGCCTGGCCCTGCACATCCACGAGGGCAAGGTGCCCGAGGTGCTCAAGGGCGCCACGGTGTACTCGCTCGACATGGGCGCGCTGCTGGCCGGCACCAAGTTCCGCGGCCAGTTCGAGGAGCGGCTCAAGGGCGTGCTCAAGGCGCTCAAGGAGCACCCGGACGCCATCCTCTTCATCGACGAGATCCACACCATCGTCGGCGCGGGGGCCACGAGCGGCGGCTCCATGGACGCGAGCAACCTGCTCAAGCCGGCGCTCGCCAGCGGCAAGCTGCGCTGCATCGGCTCCACGACGTACCAGGAGTTCAAGGCGTCCTTCGAGCGGGACCGGGCCCTGTCGCGGCGCTTCCAGAAGATCGAGGTGGGCGAGCCCTCCGTGGAGGACACGCTGCTCATCCTCGAGGGCCTCAAGAGCCGCTACGAGGACCACCACGGCGTGAAGTACGCCTCCGAGGCCCTGCGCGCCGCGGCGGAGCTGAGCGCCAAGCACATCAATGACCGCTTCCTGCCGGACAAGGCCATCGACGTGATGGACGAGACGGGCGCGGCCGAGCGGCTCAAGCCCGAGGGCCAGCGCACGGGCCTCGTCACGGTCACCGACGTGGAGAACGTCATCTCCAAGATGGCGAAGATCCCGGCCAAGAGCGTCACCGCCAGCGAGGGCGTGCAGCTCAAGAACCTGGAGGCCGAGCTGCGGCAGGTGATTTTCGGCCAGGACCCGGCCATCAAGTCCGTGACGGACGCCATCAAGCTGTCGCGCAGCGGCCTGCGCGCTCCGGAAAAGCCCATCGGCAGCTTCCTCTTCTCCGGCCCCACGGGCGTGGGCAAGACGGAGCTGGCCAAGCAGCTCGCCCAGGTGCTCGGCGTGGAGTTCCTGCGCTTCGACATGAGCGAGTACTCGGAGAAGCATACGGTGAGCCGGCTCATCGGCGCGCCTCCGGGCTACGTGGGCTTCGACCAGGGCGGTCTGCTCACCGACGCCGTGCGCAAGCACCCCTACGCGGTGCTGGTGCTGGACGAGATTGAAAAGGCCCACCCGGACCTCTTCAACATCCTCCTGCAGGTGATGGATCACGCGACGTTGACGGACAACAACGGCCGCAAGGCGGACTTCCGCAACATCATCCTCATCCTCACCACCAACGCGGGCGCGCGGGAGATGAGCACCAAGTCCATCGGCTTCGGTGACATGACCGTGAGCGTGGACGCGCTGCGCGCCAAGAAGGCCATCGAGAACACCTTCACGCCCGAGTTCCGCAACCGGCTGGACGGCTGGGTGCTCTTCTCCGGGCTGCCCGCGGACATCATCCTCAAGGTGGTGGACAAGGAAGTGGGCCTGCTCCAGAAGATGCTGGAGGAGAAGCGCGTGAAGCTGGAGCTGACGCCCGCGGCGCGCGCCTGGCTCGCCACCAACGGGTACGACCCGGCCTTCGGCGCCCGGCCCATGGCCCGGCTCGTGGACAACAGCCTCAAGAAGGCGCTCGCCGAGGCGCTGCTCTTCGGAGAGCTCAAGGACGGCGGCACCGCCCGCTTCGACGTGGAGGGCGAGGGCCTCAAGCTCCACGCCACCGCCACGGCGCCCGCCGAGGCCCAGGCCTGA